In Opitutaceae bacterium TAV5, one genomic interval encodes:
- a CDS encoding glyoxalase: MSHHPSLSGGFHHVALRLDNWDAAVAFYRDVLGFSIHVAWSRPDGLRCALLDIGGNCRLEIFEDPAARPIPASEATGPLLHMALHAADVDVAIERVRAAGYPVTRGPEDVTIKTTNGLGPVPVRLAFFTGPAGEVWELFKSDRA; encoded by the coding sequence ATGTCACATCACCCGTCACTCTCCGGAGGTTTTCATCACGTCGCCCTGCGTCTCGACAACTGGGACGCCGCCGTCGCCTTTTATCGCGATGTCCTCGGCTTCTCGATACACGTCGCCTGGTCGCGTCCCGACGGGCTGCGCTGCGCCCTGCTCGACATCGGCGGCAACTGCCGCCTCGAAATCTTCGAGGACCCCGCCGCCCGCCCGATTCCTGCCAGCGAGGCGACCGGGCCGCTCCTGCACATGGCCCTGCACGCCGCCGATGTGGATGTCGCCATCGAACGGGTGCGCGCCGCCGGCTACCCGGTGACGCGGGGCCCCGAGGACGTCACCATAAAAACCACCAACGGCCTCGGTCCCGTGCCCGTGCGCCTCGCCTTTTTCACCGGCCCCGCCGGCGAAGTGTGGGAACTGTTCAAAAGCGACCGCGCCTGA
- a CDS encoding sialate O-acetylesterase produces the protein MIFRAPRSHPHTAAILCFGVSCLFPGAAQSRPEPAALFGDNAVLQRDTPVRIWGRADPGEPVVVRFHRVSAKATADADGNWQVMLPAPPRAIQGGSIQTEGSDLVFKGASETVISRNVVYGDVWLCSGQSNMEWSIRKAANAVDEIAAANYPGIRQFKVAGRSVGRPIAPHELAGHWVVCSPPTVGRDFTAVGYFFARDLHRRYNIPQGLVTSAWGGTTVEAWISEEAFDRHAISAVVQSGSENRRAPSGAFNAMIHPIIGVGLRGILWYQGEANAREPDGYGALFRALIADWRQRWESPALPFLFVQLPNYGSTEGINWAQIRQGQASALDLPATAMAVTIDLGEPRGIHPRNKQDVGHRLGLLARRTIFGEAVTAEGPRFLSATSEGSVARLRFGGTETDGGQLVLRPPPPPDKIAFELAGADSVFHPAGATLIDSEIQLRSEPVRVPKTVRYAFRNNPAPVLFNEAGLPAAPFVAGVSESNP, from the coding sequence ATGATTTTTCGAGCTCCGCGATCACACCCGCACACTGCGGCGATACTGTGTTTCGGCGTGTCATGCCTGTTTCCCGGGGCGGCGCAGTCGAGACCCGAGCCTGCCGCGCTCTTTGGTGACAACGCCGTCCTGCAACGCGATACGCCCGTCCGCATCTGGGGGCGGGCCGATCCCGGCGAGCCGGTTGTCGTGCGCTTTCACAGGGTTTCAGCCAAGGCCACGGCCGATGCCGATGGGAACTGGCAAGTCATGCTTCCCGCGCCGCCGCGTGCCATCCAGGGCGGCAGCATTCAAACCGAGGGAAGCGATCTTGTTTTCAAAGGCGCGTCGGAGACGGTGATCAGCCGCAACGTCGTGTATGGCGATGTGTGGCTTTGTTCCGGCCAATCCAACATGGAGTGGTCGATCCGCAAGGCAGCCAATGCGGTCGATGAAATCGCAGCCGCCAACTATCCCGGCATCCGCCAGTTCAAGGTTGCCGGTCGCTCGGTCGGGCGACCGATCGCTCCGCATGAGCTTGCCGGACATTGGGTCGTGTGTTCGCCCCCCACGGTGGGGCGGGACTTCACGGCGGTCGGCTACTTCTTCGCGCGGGATCTGCACCGCCGCTACAACATCCCGCAAGGTCTTGTCACAAGCGCGTGGGGTGGCACGACGGTCGAGGCGTGGATAAGCGAGGAGGCGTTCGACCGCCATGCGATTTCAGCCGTCGTCCAATCCGGCTCCGAAAACCGGCGCGCGCCGTCGGGCGCATTCAATGCGATGATTCATCCGATTATCGGGGTGGGTCTGCGCGGGATACTTTGGTATCAAGGCGAAGCCAACGCGCGTGAGCCGGACGGATACGGCGCGCTTTTCCGCGCCTTGATCGCCGACTGGCGGCAGCGTTGGGAATCGCCGGCGCTTCCCTTTCTTTTCGTGCAATTACCCAACTATGGCAGCACCGAGGGGATAAATTGGGCGCAAATTCGCCAAGGGCAGGCGTCTGCCCTGGATTTGCCCGCCACAGCGATGGCCGTAACCATAGATCTTGGCGAACCCCGGGGCATCCATCCGCGCAACAAGCAGGACGTTGGCCACCGGCTGGGCTTGCTTGCCAGGCGGACGATTTTTGGCGAGGCGGTGACGGCGGAGGGACCGCGGTTTTTGTCGGCTACATCCGAGGGCAGTGTCGCTCGCTTGCGCTTTGGTGGAACGGAAACCGACGGTGGACAGCTGGTGCTGCGTCCTCCGCCGCCGCCGGACAAGATTGCCTTTGAACTCGCCGGGGCTGATAGCGTGTTCCACCCTGCCGGAGCGACCTTGATCGACAGCGAAATCCAGCTGCGCAGCGAACCGGTGCGTGTGCCGAAGACGGTACGCTATGCCTTCCGCAATAATCCGGCCCCGGTCCTGTTCAACGAAGCGGGGCTGCCGGCGGCACCATTTGTCGCGGGGGTCTCGGAAAGCAATCCGTGA
- a CDS encoding DNA helicase UvrD, translated as MDYFLDQQRPDGDAAFPPPDFRGELNEEQYAAVTAEPGPLLVLAGAGSGKTRTLTWRVAWLLSQGVKPWQILLLTFTNKAAREMLHRVHDLTGYEPGRFWGGTFHSIGSRILRIHGEAIKIPKNFTILDADESEGVLKQAVEAADRTFFKDKTHPKPGPLHSVLSLSRNTRETLVQTVEKRFPQYKDIVGRFPAFAAAYEARKREQNVLDYDDLLELWLELLEKCPDIAAHFSERFRHLLVDEYQDTNTLQSRIIDLMAAHHRIMAVGDDAQCIYSWRGADFENIMTFPERHPGTVIHRIETNYRSTPQILALANGVLNAQPRGRHFDKELRAHRANAQKPFLVQAMDAREQAEFITKRIKGLVDEGCALSDVAILYRAHFQALEIQVELSKQGIPYHITSGVKFFERQHIRDLVALLQFVYNPASESSWQRIAMLLPKVGEKGAAKIHAAAREHARLLRTDPVDALITDDVKSKVPAAAREEWESFCASLREVAAAMHAEKSPVRAVELAIEGWYGDYLKGAFADYIERLDELKALVTFAQRHEDMQDMLAQIMLLNSETGDRKVDPDADAVRLTTVHQAKGLEYSAVFLISLADGLFPLRRAIENGDEEEERRLFYVGVTRARDELYLCFPKINSRPGPNGMMATPSRFLGELPPDLYEPLRIKRHFAW; from the coding sequence ATGGATTACTTTCTGGATCAACAACGCCCTGACGGCGACGCCGCCTTTCCGCCACCCGACTTTCGCGGCGAGCTCAACGAGGAACAGTACGCCGCCGTCACCGCCGAGCCCGGCCCGCTCCTCGTTCTCGCCGGCGCCGGTTCCGGCAAGACGCGCACGCTCACCTGGCGCGTGGCCTGGCTGCTCTCGCAAGGCGTCAAACCGTGGCAGATCCTCCTCCTCACGTTCACCAACAAGGCTGCCCGCGAGATGCTCCATCGCGTGCACGACCTCACCGGTTACGAACCCGGCCGCTTCTGGGGCGGCACTTTTCATTCCATCGGCAGCCGCATCCTGCGCATCCATGGTGAAGCGATCAAAATCCCCAAAAACTTCACCATCCTCGACGCCGACGAATCCGAAGGCGTTCTCAAGCAGGCCGTCGAAGCCGCCGACCGCACCTTTTTCAAGGACAAGACCCACCCCAAGCCCGGCCCGCTCCACTCCGTCCTCTCCCTCTCGCGCAACACCCGGGAGACACTCGTGCAGACCGTCGAGAAACGGTTTCCCCAATACAAGGACATCGTCGGCCGCTTCCCCGCTTTCGCCGCCGCCTACGAAGCCCGCAAGCGCGAACAGAACGTCCTCGATTACGACGACCTCCTCGAACTCTGGCTGGAGCTTCTCGAAAAATGTCCCGACATCGCCGCGCATTTTTCCGAACGCTTCCGCCACCTCCTCGTCGACGAATACCAGGACACCAACACGCTCCAGTCGCGCATCATCGACCTCATGGCCGCGCACCATCGCATCATGGCCGTGGGCGACGACGCCCAGTGCATCTACTCCTGGCGCGGGGCGGATTTCGAAAACATCATGACGTTCCCCGAACGTCACCCCGGCACCGTCATCCACCGCATCGAGACCAACTACCGCTCCACCCCGCAGATCCTCGCCCTCGCCAACGGCGTGCTCAATGCCCAGCCCCGCGGCCGCCACTTCGACAAGGAACTGCGCGCCCACCGCGCCAACGCGCAAAAGCCCTTTCTCGTCCAGGCGATGGACGCCCGCGAACAGGCCGAGTTCATCACCAAACGCATCAAGGGCCTGGTGGACGAAGGCTGTGCGCTCTCCGACGTCGCGATCCTGTACCGCGCCCACTTTCAGGCTCTCGAAATCCAGGTCGAACTTTCCAAACAAGGCATCCCCTACCACATCACCAGCGGCGTGAAGTTTTTCGAGCGGCAACACATCCGCGACCTCGTCGCCCTGTTACAATTCGTCTACAATCCCGCCAGCGAATCCTCCTGGCAACGCATCGCCATGCTCCTGCCCAAGGTCGGCGAAAAGGGCGCGGCCAAAATCCACGCCGCCGCCCGCGAACACGCCCGCCTCCTCCGCACCGATCCGGTCGACGCCCTCATCACCGACGACGTGAAAAGCAAGGTGCCCGCCGCCGCCCGCGAGGAGTGGGAAAGTTTCTGCGCCTCCCTGCGCGAAGTCGCCGCCGCCATGCACGCCGAGAAAAGCCCCGTGCGCGCCGTCGAGCTCGCCATCGAGGGCTGGTACGGCGATTACCTCAAGGGTGCGTTCGCCGACTACATCGAGCGTCTCGACGAACTGAAGGCCCTCGTCACCTTCGCGCAGCGCCACGAGGACATGCAGGACATGCTCGCGCAGATCATGCTCCTCAACAGCGAGACCGGCGACCGCAAGGTCGATCCCGACGCCGACGCCGTGCGTCTCACCACCGTCCACCAGGCCAAGGGGCTCGAGTACTCTGCCGTCTTTCTCATCAGCCTCGCCGACGGCCTCTTCCCGCTGCGCCGCGCCATCGAGAACGGCGACGAGGAGGAAGAGCGCCGGCTCTTCTACGTCGGCGTCACCCGCGCGCGGGACGAACTGTACCTCTGTTTCCCGAAGATCAACAGTCGTCCCGGCCCCAACGGCATGATGGCCACGCCCAGCCGTTTCCTCGGCGAACTCCCGCCCGATCTCTATGAACCGCTCCGCATCAAACGCCATTTTGCATGGTGA